A genomic window from Lycium barbarum isolate Lr01 chromosome 4, ASM1917538v2, whole genome shotgun sequence includes:
- the LOC132636832 gene encoding uncharacterized protein LOC132636832 isoform X2: protein MDITFNFHEEGWCLTWSQRTMRVYAAAKVLRLSMFSCVCPKLLPSLRCTSASPMVTNAPKTSSILGFGCHNSFDHSANFSGCIILALTVYVLFVRYLII from the exons ATGGATATCACTTTCAACTTTCATG AGGAAGGATGGTGCTTAACTTGGAGCCAGCGAACAATGAGAGTCTATGCAGCTGCTAAAG TTTTAAGACTCTCAATGTTTTCATGTGTTTGCCCAAAGCTTTTGCCTTCCTTGCGTTGCACTTCAGCATCGCCAATGGTGACAAACGCTCCTAAGACATCTAGCATTTTGGGATTTGGCTGTCATAACAGTTTTGATCATAGTGCTAACTTCTCGGGGTGCATTATTCTGGCCCTAACCGTCTATGTACTTTTTGTCAGGTACCTCATTATTTGA
- the LOC132636832 gene encoding uncharacterized protein LOC132636832 isoform X1 codes for MDITFNFHVDVVEEGWCLTWSQRTMRVYAAAKVLRLSMFSCVCPKLLPSLRCTSASPMVTNAPKTSSILGFGCHNSFDHSANFSGCIILALTVYVLFVRYLII; via the exons ATGGATATCACTTTCAACTTTCATG TGGATGTTGTAGAGGAAGGATGGTGCTTAACTTGGAGCCAGCGAACAATGAGAGTCTATGCAGCTGCTAAAG TTTTAAGACTCTCAATGTTTTCATGTGTTTGCCCAAAGCTTTTGCCTTCCTTGCGTTGCACTTCAGCATCGCCAATGGTGACAAACGCTCCTAAGACATCTAGCATTTTGGGATTTGGCTGTCATAACAGTTTTGATCATAGTGCTAACTTCTCGGGGTGCATTATTCTGGCCCTAACCGTCTATGTACTTTTTGTCAGGTACCTCATTATTTGA